The region TGGAGATATTCTTTACGCAGTCCGCGTGCAGGGAACCCGCTTCCAGCCACGGGTCTATTCGACTGGTAAGCATACGGTCAAAGTGGGCCGGGACCGACCGGACGCTCAGTCGATGGAAGGCCTGGAGCCTCGGCCAAAGGACATGGCCGGAAGTCGCCAGGTCAAATTCTGATACGGATTCCAATAAACAACTGCGTCGGCGGGTGGCTGGGGTTGAGTCTGCGAACCCCCAGCGATTTTTGGCATGAACTGGGGGTTCGCGAAGACGCTCAACCCCAGCCACCCCATACCAGGGAGCGCGGTCGAATACTGGAATCCGTATGAGTAGTTGTAAATCAACATTGAGGATTCAAACCGCGCAGATTGTGAACAGCGTGATGAGGCGCTCAGCTGAGTCCCCGATTTCTTTGAGCCTAAGCACATCGCTGTACAGGTTTTTGAACAGATGTCGATGCCAGCGTCTTGCGGGTGCATGATCCACTTCCCTAGAATACTCGTTACTCCAAGACGGGCTCGTCTGCCAGATCAGACGATGTGTGGCGACTCCCGTTCAATTCAAGCTCTTTCCTTCAGCGAAACCCAGGGAAAACCTTTATGAATGAGATCATTACGGCTCTGATCATCGTGGGAGTGATCTTCCTCGCGATCATTGGCATTATTCTCTTCATCGCCCTGGCTTCGTACTTCAATCTGTGGTTGCGGGCCTCCTTTGCCGGTGTGCGGATCAATCCTTTTTCGCTGCTCTTCATGTCGCTGCGAAAGATCAATCCGCCGCAGATTGTCGATGCACTCATCATGTCCACCCAGTCGGGAATTTCCGGCATCACACGCTCCAAACTCGAAGCTCACATGCTGGCGGGCGGGAATATCAATACCGTTGTCCGCGCGTTGATTGTGGCTCACCGGGCGAATATTGACCTCGACTGGGATACCGCATCGGCGATTGATCTCGCGGGCCGCAATGTGTTGGAAGCTGTTCGTACAAGTGTCGATCCCAAGGTGATTGATTGCCCCGATCCGGCTCACTTCGGACGCACCACACTCGATGGCGTCGCTCGCAACGGCATTCAGCTCAAAGCCAAAGCCCGCGTCACTGTGCGAACCAACATTTCCCAACTGGTCGGTGGTGCGACTGAAGACACGGTGATTGCCCGCGTGGGTGAAGGGATCGTCTCGGCGATTGGTTCGTGCCAGACCCATTACGATGTCCTCTCGAATCCTTCACTGATCGCCAAGGCTGTGCTGGATAAGGGGCTCGATTCCCAGACCGCTTATGAGATCGTCTCGATCGACATTGCCGACATCGACGTGGGTGACAACATTGGTGCCCGGCTCCAGGCCGATCAGGCAGAAGCTGATAAGCGAATCGCCCGTGCCAAAGCCGAGGAGCGTCGAGCTCGGGCCGTTGCTGCCGAACAGGAAATGCGGGCCCTTACAGTCGAAAACCAGGCGAAAGTGGTGCTGGCCGAAGCCCAGATTCCACTGGCCATGGCAGCCGCCTATCGCAATGGTTCACTCCGTGCAAATCCAAAGTAGTGCGGCTATATCATCCTGCAGGTGATCCATCACCCGCTTGACAGCAACCGTGTTGTATTTCACCAGTGTTGTAAATCACCAGTGACTCCTCAGCGATAGAGCAACCTCCATGTCCATGGACGAAGAACAACTGCAGGTTGTGCAGAACGTTTACGGAGTCGAAAACTGGTCAGCGGGATACTTCGATATCAATTCGAAGGGCCATCTGATTGCGAGGCCCGCCGCCGATGATCCACGATCGCTCGATCTGTTCGAGCTGGTCAATTCCCTGCGCGATGAACGGAAGTTGCACACTCCACTGCTCCTGCGATTCCCGCAGATTCTCACCAATCAGCTTAAAAAGCTGGCCACATCTTACATTCAGGCCATCGAAGAATACGGCTACCAGGGCCGACACTTTCCGGTCTTCCCGATGAAGGTGAATCCTCGTCGGGAAGTTGTCGAAGAGTTTCTCAAAGACTCAGCCCGCTTCAACGTGGGTCTGGAATGTGGTTCCAAGCCCGAACTTTATGCCGGCCTGGCTCAGGTGCAGCATCCCAATTCGCTGCTGATCTGTAATGGCTTTAAGGATGATTCGTTTATTCGCCTGGCCATGCTGGGGGTCGAAGCGGGCAAGAACGTCGTCATCGTGATTGAAAAGCTCAGCGAGTTGATCACCACGCTCAATCTGGCAGATGAAACCGGCGTCATGCCCATGATCGGACTGCGATCAAAACTGTATTCCCGCGGCTCTGGCAAATGGGCCTCTTCGGGTGGTGATTCCGCCAAGTTTGGTCTGACGACGTCTGAGCTGCTCGATTGTGTCCGGCTGCTTAAAGATCGTGGCCGACTGAGTTCACTCAAGCTCCTGCACTCGCACATCGGCTCACAGATCACGGAGATCAAACGCGTCAAAATGGCGATGAAGGAAGCCGCCCGCGTTTACGCCAAACTCCGGCAACTGGGCACTCCCATCGATACGATGGATATCGGTGGCGGCCTGGGTGTGGATTACGATGGCTCGAAGACCCGCTTTGAATCCTCGATGAACTACACGGTTCAGGAGTTCGCGAACGATGTGGTCTATACGATCAAATCGGTCTGCGATGAAGAGAATGTGCCGCATCCACATTTGGTGACCGAGAGCGGCCGCATGATGACGGCGTATCATGCCGTCCTGATTACCAGCATTCGCGATGAGATTGAAACTTTTGCCGATGATAAGCCCGAAGTGACTGTTGATGATGACGACCCGCAGGTGATTGTCGAACTGAAAGCGCTTTGCGACGGGATCAATCGCAAGAATTTCACTGAGTTTTATCACGACGCACTCGAGCACAAAGACGAACTGCACACGCAGTTCAATCTCGGGCTGATCAGTCTGGAAGACAGGGCCAAAGGGGAAGTCCTCTTCTGGGAAACGTGTGCGCGGGCATTGAAAGAAGCTGATGGCGTCAAATCGCCACCTGAAGAATTCGAAGACTTACGGCGTATTCTGGCTGCGAAGTACCTGTGTAATTTTTCGCTCTTTCGCTCGGTCCCTGATAGCTGGGCCATTGGGCAACTCTTCCCGATTATGCCCATTCATCGGCTCGACGAACCTTTGACCGATTTTGCGACACTTGTGGATGTCACCTGCGATTCGGATGGGCGGATTGACAAATTTGTCGATCTGAAAGATGTGCGGGAAGTTCTTGAGCTTCACAAATGGAAGCCGGAAGAGCCGTATTATCTGGGGATTTTTCTAGTGGGTGCCTATCAGGAAGTGATGGGAAGTTTCCACAATCTGTTCGGGCTTCCCAATGAGGCGCATGTGGTGATGGATGCCGAAGGAAGGTGGCACATTACCAAGCTGATTCAGGGGAGCAAGCTGGGAGAGATGGTGGCCTTTGCCCGTTACGACCGGGCACAGCTGCTGGCCAATTACAAGCAGCAGCTCGAGATTCGCAGGCAGGCTGGCAACCTTTCCGAAGAACGCCTGGATCAACTGGCTCTGGCTTATGAGGCCATGATTTCTG is a window of Planctopirus limnophila DSM 3776 DNA encoding:
- the floA gene encoding flotillin-like protein FloA (flotillin-like protein involved in membrane lipid rafts); amino-acid sequence: MNEIITALIIVGVIFLAIIGIILFIALASYFNLWLRASFAGVRINPFSLLFMSLRKINPPQIVDALIMSTQSGISGITRSKLEAHMLAGGNINTVVRALIVAHRANIDLDWDTASAIDLAGRNVLEAVRTSVDPKVIDCPDPAHFGRTTLDGVARNGIQLKAKARVTVRTNISQLVGGATEDTVIARVGEGIVSAIGSCQTHYDVLSNPSLIAKAVLDKGLDSQTAYEIVSIDIADIDVGDNIGARLQADQAEADKRIARAKAEERRARAVAAEQEMRALTVENQAKVVLAEAQIPLAMAAAYRNGSLRANPK
- the speA gene encoding biosynthetic arginine decarboxylase — protein: MSMDEEQLQVVQNVYGVENWSAGYFDINSKGHLIARPAADDPRSLDLFELVNSLRDERKLHTPLLLRFPQILTNQLKKLATSYIQAIEEYGYQGRHFPVFPMKVNPRREVVEEFLKDSARFNVGLECGSKPELYAGLAQVQHPNSLLICNGFKDDSFIRLAMLGVEAGKNVVIVIEKLSELITTLNLADETGVMPMIGLRSKLYSRGSGKWASSGGDSAKFGLTTSELLDCVRLLKDRGRLSSLKLLHSHIGSQITEIKRVKMAMKEAARVYAKLRQLGTPIDTMDIGGGLGVDYDGSKTRFESSMNYTVQEFANDVVYTIKSVCDEENVPHPHLVTESGRMMTAYHAVLITSIRDEIETFADDKPEVTVDDDDPQVIVELKALCDGINRKNFTEFYHDALEHKDELHTQFNLGLISLEDRAKGEVLFWETCARALKEADGVKSPPEEFEDLRRILAAKYLCNFSLFRSVPDSWAIGQLFPIMPIHRLDEPLTDFATLVDVTCDSDGRIDKFVDLKDVREVLELHKWKPEEPYYLGIFLVGAYQEVMGSFHNLFGLPNEAHVVMDAEGRWHITKLIQGSKLGEMVAFARYDRAQLLANYKQQLEIRRQAGNLSEERLDQLALAYEAMISDTTYLSR